The DNA window GCTGTTTACGACAGTCTAACACTTTGTTATCCCGTGCAATTTTTACCATATTCCCCTATCGATAGAGCCAGATTGTCAGCCGCATAAGTCCAGTATAGGCTTGAGATATGGCCCTGCCCGTTGAAACCTTTTTTCTGCACCCTGATGCTCAGGGCACGCTGCAGTCGCAGATCCAGCAGATGATTGCACAGGGCATTCTGTCGGGCAGGTTTCTGCGCGGAGAAAAGCTGCCGTCAACGCGCAAGCTCGCGGCCCATCTGGGGGTCAGCCGGATTACGGTGACCATCGCCTACACCGAGCTTCTGGCAAATGATTACCTCTCATCGCGCGGTCGTTCAGGCTATTACGTTTCTGAAAACGCGCCCGTTCCGCCGGCTTTTGAACCGACGCGGGCCGGCACGGATGGCGTGGACTGGACCCGCGCCATCGGACAGCGGTTTTCCGGTGGTGACATGCCGCGCAAGCCCGCGGACTGGGCCGGATACCGCTATCCTTTTATCTATGGACAGGCCGATCCGACGCTCTTTGATCATGCGAACTGGCGCATCTGTGCCCTGAAGGCGCTCGGGCAAAAAGATTTCACCGCGCTGACCACGGATTACTACGATCAGGACGACCCGCAGCTCATCGAATTTATCGCGCGCCACACTCTGCCCCGGCGCGGTATCACCGCCCGCCCCGAACAGATCCTGATCACGCTCGGGGCGCAGAACGCGCTCTGGCTCACAACCCAGGTTCTGTTGACGCAAAGGCGTCGTGCGGCCCTCGAAGACCCCTGTTATCATGCACTTCGCGATATTCTGTCGCAGTCGCGCTGTCATGTGACGCCGGTGCGGGTGGACGCCGACGGCATGCCCCCCGATGCCATTCCGCCCGACACCGATGTGATCTTCACCACGCCCAGCCACCAGTGTCCGACCACCGGGACGATGCCCATGCACCGGCGCCATGAGCTGCTGCGCCGGGCCGCCGGCATGGATGCGCTGATCGTCGAGGATGATTACGAGTTCGAAATGTCCTTTCTGCGCAGCCCGTCGCCCGCGCTCAAGAGCCTCGATACCGACGGGCGGGTGATCTATGTCGGCAGCTTTTCCAAGTCGCTCTTTCCGGGGCTGCGGCTGGGGTATCTGGTGGGCTCGGAGCCCTTTATCCGCGAGGCCCGCGCCCTGCGGGCTTCCGTGCTGCGCCACCCGCCCGGACATGTGCAGCGCACGGCGGCGTATTTTCTGTCGCTCGGCCATCATGATGCGCTCATCCGCCGGATGGGCAGCACCCTGCATGAGCGCCGCGAGGTCATGGCTGATGCAATCGCCCGCAACGGTCTGCAGATCTCCGGTCAGGGAGCCAACGGCGGCTCTTCTTTCTGGATGCAGGCACCCGCCGGCGTCGACACCCGGGAACTTGCGCGGCGCCTGCAGGCCCGCGGCGTTCTCATCGAGCCCGGGCACTCGTTCTTTTCAGGCCCCGAACAGCCCACGGGCTTTTACCGGCTTGCCTATTCCTCCATCCCTGTCCAGCGCATCGCCAGCGGCGTCGCACTGGTCGCCAGCGAAATACAGGAGATGGCCGGCCTGGCCTTAACCGCAGGCTGATCTGGCCCTAACACCAGCCCGCCCTTCACACTACTGTCATCCCAAACCAAGAATCGCCAACCCAGCCCCAAGGAGCACCCGCCATGAAAATGACGACCGAAGAAGCCTTCGTAAAAACGCTGCAGATGCACGGCATCGATAACGCCTTCGGCATTATCGGATCCGCGATGATGCCGATTTCAGACATCTTCCCGGACGCCGGGATCAAGTTCTGGGACTGCGCCCATGAGACCACCGGCGGCATGATGGCGGACGGCTATACCCGCGCCACCGGCAAGATGTGCATGATGATCGCGCAGAACGGCCCGGGCATCACCAACTTCGTGACGGCGGTTAAAACGGCGTACTGGAACCACACGCCCGTGCTGCTGGTCACACCGCAGGCGGCGAACAAGACAATCGGCCAGGGCGGTTTTCAGGAAATGGAACAGATGAACCTTTTCGCCGATTGCGTGGCGTATCAGGAAGAAGTCCGCGACCCGACACGGATCGCCGAAACGCTGAACCGGGTGATCATGCAGGCCAAACGCGCTTCCGGCCCGGCGCAGATCAACAT is part of the Roseobacter ponti genome and encodes:
- a CDS encoding PLP-dependent aminotransferase family protein is translated as MALPVETFFLHPDAQGTLQSQIQQMIAQGILSGRFLRGEKLPSTRKLAAHLGVSRITVTIAYTELLANDYLSSRGRSGYYVSENAPVPPAFEPTRAGTDGVDWTRAIGQRFSGGDMPRKPADWAGYRYPFIYGQADPTLFDHANWRICALKALGQKDFTALTTDYYDQDDPQLIEFIARHTLPRRGITARPEQILITLGAQNALWLTTQVLLTQRRRAALEDPCYHALRDILSQSRCHVTPVRVDADGMPPDAIPPDTDVIFTTPSHQCPTTGTMPMHRRHELLRRAAGMDALIVEDDYEFEMSFLRSPSPALKSLDTDGRVIYVGSFSKSLFPGLRLGYLVGSEPFIREARALRASVLRHPPGHVQRTAAYFLSLGHHDALIRRMGSTLHERREVMADAIARNGLQISGQGANGGSSFWMQAPAGVDTRELARRLQARGVLIEPGHSFFSGPEQPTGFYRLAYSSIPVQRIASGVALVASEIQEMAGLALTAG